One region of Pseudomonas sp. ABC1 genomic DNA includes:
- a CDS encoding FAD:protein FMN transferase, whose protein sequence is MALAGCGQQERLESFGGPTMGSTYTVKYVHSAAVAPKEQLQRETEALLARFDQELSTYRNDSAISRFNALPAGSCQAMPADVLHLVATGEQLSRDSEGALDLTVEPLLDLWGFGPKGEPGQVPAQARIDEVRQRVGHQHLRIDGDQLCKDAAVEVDFNSIAAGLAVDLVIEGLQKRGVHSYLVEITGELKAGGRKPDGSPWRIAIEAPHEGEQVAQRIVELDGYGVSTSGDYRNYFEQDGKRYSHTLDPRSGRPIEHALASVTVLTPSTLQADGLSTVLMVLGTERGIAFARQHEIAALFVTREGDGFTTQSSEVFDRLFGKGEEQ, encoded by the coding sequence GTGGCCCTGGCGGGCTGCGGGCAGCAGGAGCGCCTGGAAAGCTTCGGTGGCCCGACCATGGGCAGCACCTACACCGTCAAGTACGTGCACAGCGCCGCCGTGGCGCCGAAAGAGCAGTTGCAGCGCGAGACCGAGGCGCTGCTGGCGCGTTTCGATCAGGAGCTTTCGACCTACCGCAACGATTCCGCTATCTCGCGCTTCAACGCCTTGCCCGCCGGCAGTTGCCAGGCGATGCCGGCGGATGTCCTGCACCTGGTCGCCACCGGCGAGCAACTGTCGCGAGACAGCGAGGGTGCGCTGGACTTGACCGTCGAACCGCTGCTCGACCTTTGGGGCTTCGGGCCCAAGGGGGAGCCGGGACAGGTGCCGGCACAGGCGCGGATCGACGAAGTTCGCCAGCGTGTCGGCCACCAGCACCTGCGTATCGATGGCGATCAGTTGTGCAAGGACGCGGCGGTGGAAGTGGATTTCAACAGTATTGCCGCCGGCCTCGCGGTCGACCTGGTCATCGAGGGGTTGCAGAAGCGCGGCGTGCACAGCTACCTGGTGGAAATCACCGGTGAACTCAAGGCGGGCGGTCGCAAGCCCGATGGTTCGCCCTGGCGGATCGCCATCGAGGCGCCACACGAGGGCGAGCAGGTCGCCCAGCGCATCGTCGAGCTGGACGGCTACGGAGTCTCGACCTCGGGCGACTACCGCAACTACTTCGAGCAGGACGGCAAGCGCTATTCCCATACCCTCGACCCGCGCAGTGGGCGACCCATCGAGCATGCGCTGGCCTCGGTGACGGTGCTGACGCCATCGACCTTGCAGGCCGATGGCTTGTCTACCGTCCTGATGGTGCTGGGAACCGAGCGCGGCATTGCGTTCGCCCGCCAGCACGAAATCGCCGCCCTGTTCGTCACCCGCGAGGGGGATGGCTTCACCACACAGAGCAGCGAGGTCTTCGACCGGCTGTTCGGCAAGGGAGAGGAACAATGA
- the nqrM gene encoding (Na+)-NQR maturation NqrM: MTWLLVFVLMLLVMFGMAIGVIMGRKPIAGSCGGIANLGIEKECSICGGDREKCEEATAAGSDPRNDLAYDATQR, translated from the coding sequence ATGACCTGGCTACTGGTATTCGTATTGATGCTGCTCGTCATGTTCGGCATGGCGATCGGCGTGATCATGGGGCGCAAGCCCATCGCCGGCTCCTGCGGTGGCATCGCCAACCTGGGGATCGAGAAAGAATGCTCGATCTGCGGCGGCGATCGCGAAAAATGCGAAGAAGCCACCGCTGCCGGCAGCGACCCGCGCAACGATCTGGCTTATGATGCAACGCAGCGCTGA
- a CDS encoding PilZ domain-containing protein, whose translation MSLQDTEERREYYRIEDRIALQILPCEHPETTGNGDDTALFELLGELHRLDFEAQLLLRQIAESNRTLANYLKVQNKRIELLGQALARNLLEAIGPAQTVMLSEAGIDFQHDQPLAEGDCITLKLVLMPLALGIRLQARVVRCNKNATGYVIATLFEELSDAQRQLLARHVLQKQALERRLAKEHEEGQEQADSH comes from the coding sequence ATGTCATTACAAGACACCGAAGAACGCCGCGAATACTACCGCATAGAAGACCGGATCGCACTGCAAATCCTCCCGTGCGAACATCCGGAAACAACCGGGAACGGCGACGATACCGCGCTTTTCGAACTGCTCGGCGAGCTGCACCGCCTGGACTTCGAAGCCCAGTTGCTGCTGCGCCAGATCGCCGAGAGCAACCGTACCCTGGCCAACTACCTGAAGGTGCAGAACAAGCGCATCGAGCTGCTTGGCCAGGCGCTCGCGCGCAACCTGCTGGAGGCCATAGGCCCGGCGCAGACCGTCATGCTGTCGGAGGCCGGCATCGACTTCCAGCATGACCAGCCGCTGGCCGAAGGAGATTGCATCACGCTCAAGCTGGTCCTGATGCCCCTGGCACTGGGTATCCGTCTGCAAGCGCGCGTCGTGCGCTGTAACAAGAACGCGACAGGCTATGTGATCGCCACGCTGTTCGAGGAATTGAGCGATGCCCAGCGGCAACTGCTGGCCCGCCATGTGCTGCAGAAACAGGCGCTGGAACGGCGCCTGGCGAAGGAGCATGAGGAAGGACAGGAACAAGCGGACAGCCACTGA
- a CDS encoding glycerophosphodiester phosphodiesterase, with product MTKIYGHRGAKGETPENTLASFRQCLEHGVTRCELDLHLSRDGELMVIHDPTLKRTTGRRGKVVEHDADALITYDARLGGPGWKQPCPIPRLAELFEQCPFEHWQLEVKSASRTRAARTVLAIQALAQRHGLLDRITVTSSSREVLRALMRLTPEIPRGLVAEYTWLDPLKVARQYDCSLLALKWTLCTPARLAKAQQQGLHVSVWTVNDPALMKRLASLGVDSIITDFPGLAVTTLG from the coding sequence GTGACCAAGATCTACGGACATCGCGGCGCCAAGGGTGAAACCCCGGAAAACACCCTGGCCAGCTTCCGACAATGCCTGGAGCATGGCGTGACCCGCTGCGAGCTCGACCTGCACCTGTCCCGCGACGGTGAGCTGATGGTGATCCACGACCCCACGCTCAAGCGCACCACCGGGCGCCGGGGCAAGGTCGTGGAGCATGACGCGGACGCGCTCATCACGTATGACGCTCGCCTGGGCGGGCCTGGCTGGAAGCAGCCCTGCCCGATTCCACGCCTGGCCGAGCTGTTCGAGCAGTGCCCGTTCGAACACTGGCAACTGGAGGTCAAGAGCGCTTCACGCACCCGTGCGGCCCGTACCGTGCTGGCGATCCAGGCACTCGCCCAGCGTCACGGCCTGCTGGACAGGATCACCGTCACCTCCAGCTCGCGCGAGGTGCTGCGTGCCTTGATGCGGCTGACGCCGGAAATACCCAGGGGGCTGGTCGCGGAATACACCTGGCTCGACCCGCTGAAGGTCGCCAGGCAGTACGACTGCTCGCTGCTGGCATTGAAATGGACGCTGTGCACCCCTGCACGCTTGGCCAAGGCTCAGCAACAGGGGTTGCATGTATCGGTCTGGACGGTCAACGACCCGGCCCTGATGAAGCGCCTGGCGAGCCTGGGTGTCGACAGCATCATCACCGACTTCCCCGGACTGGCGGTGACGACACTGGGGTAA
- the sthA gene encoding Si-specific NAD(P)(+) transhydrogenase: protein MAVYNYDVVVLGSGPAGEGAAMNAVKAGRKVAVVDNRPLVGGNSTHLGTIPSKALRHSVRQIMQYNTNPLFRQIGEPRWFSFPDVLKSAEKVISKQVTSRTSYYARNRIDTYFGTASFADEHSVDVVCLNGVVEKLVANHIIIATGSRPYRPADIDFSHPRVYDSDTILNLSHTPRRLIIYGAGVIGCEYASIFSGLGVLVDLIDNRDQLLSFLDDEISDALSYHLRSNNVLIRHNEEYERIEGVDHGVVLHLKSGKKIKADALLWCNGRTGNTDRLALQNVGLKANSRGQIQVDEHYRTEVPSIYAAGDVIGWPSLASAAYDQGRSASGSIVENDSWRFVDDVPTGIYTIPEISSIGKNERELTQAKIPYEVGKAFFKGMARAQIAHEKTGMLKILFHRETLEVLGVHCFGYQASEIVHIGQAIMNQPGEANTIKYFINNTFNYPTMAEAYRVAAFDGLNRLF from the coding sequence ATGGCTGTCTACAACTACGACGTGGTGGTACTGGGAAGCGGTCCGGCCGGTGAAGGCGCCGCGATGAATGCGGTCAAGGCCGGTCGCAAGGTCGCGGTGGTGGACAACCGCCCCCTGGTCGGCGGCAACAGTACGCACCTGGGCACCATCCCCTCCAAGGCCCTGCGCCACTCCGTACGGCAGATCATGCAGTACAACACCAACCCGCTGTTCCGCCAGATCGGCGAGCCGCGTTGGTTCTCCTTCCCGGACGTACTGAAGAGCGCCGAGAAGGTCATCAGCAAGCAGGTCACCTCGCGCACCAGCTACTACGCCCGCAACCGCATCGACACCTACTTCGGCACCGCCAGCTTCGCCGACGAACACAGTGTCGACGTGGTCTGCCTGAACGGCGTGGTGGAAAAGCTGGTGGCCAACCACATCATCATCGCCACCGGGTCGCGCCCCTATCGCCCGGCGGATATCGATTTCAGTCACCCGCGCGTCTATGACAGCGACACCATCCTCAACCTCAGCCACACGCCACGTCGCCTGATCATCTACGGGGCCGGTGTCATCGGCTGCGAGTACGCCTCCATTTTCAGCGGCCTGGGCGTACTGGTCGACCTGATCGACAACCGCGACCAGTTGCTCAGCTTCCTCGACGACGAAATCTCCGATGCGCTGAGCTACCACCTGCGCAGCAACAACGTGCTGATTCGCCATAACGAAGAGTACGAGCGCATCGAAGGGGTGGACCATGGTGTGGTGCTGCACCTGAAGTCCGGCAAGAAGATCAAGGCCGATGCCCTGCTGTGGTGCAATGGCCGTACCGGCAACACCGATCGCCTGGCGCTGCAGAACGTCGGCCTGAAGGCCAACAGCCGTGGCCAGATCCAGGTCGACGAGCACTACCGTACCGAAGTACCGAGCATCTATGCCGCCGGCGATGTGATCGGCTGGCCGAGCCTGGCCAGCGCCGCCTACGACCAGGGTCGCTCGGCGTCGGGCAGCATCGTCGAGAACGACAGCTGGCGTTTCGTCGACGACGTGCCGACCGGCATCTACACCATCCCGGAGATCAGCTCGATCGGCAAGAACGAGCGCGAGCTGACCCAGGCGAAGATCCCCTACGAAGTGGGCAAGGCATTCTTCAAGGGCATGGCGCGGGCGCAGATCGCCCATGAGAAGACCGGCATGCTGAAGATTCTCTTCCACCGGGAAACCCTGGAAGTACTGGGCGTGCACTGCTTCGGCTACCAGGCCTCGGAGATCGTGCACATCGGCCAGGCGATCATGAACCAGCCGGGCGAAGCCAACACCATCAAGTACTTCATCAACAACACCTTCAACTACCCGACCATGGCCGAGGCCTATCGGGTGGCGGCGTTCGACGGGCTCAACCGGCTTTTTTGA